A region of the Paraburkholderia flava genome:
GTGCCGGTCGTGCCGTGCAGCAGCAGCACCGCGTTCGTCACGACGCCGTGTGCGTCGCGACGCGGTGTTCCAAGCGTCGCGTAATGGATGCGGATTTCCGGCAGCACGGTGCCGTCGGAAAACTTGAAGTCGTGCAGCGTGTAGTCGAGCGAGCGCTCCGGCACGCTGTCGGCTGCCATCGCATTGCCTGCCGCCACCGACGCGATGAATACCACTGTGCAGCCGGCCGTCACGGCCCGTCCCATGATCGATCGAAACACCGTCTCCTCCAGTCGGCACGTGGCCGCGAATGATTTGCGCGTTATGGTAGGACAAAAGTCTCGCAGCAGTAGTCGGAGTCGGCATTTGACTAACAGGATCGCTCGGCTCTGCGGATGCAGACGCGATCCGCAGCGACGGTCGCAGTCACGAAGGGCTGCGACCGCTCAATCGTCGACGCGCATCTTTGCGGAAAATTCAGAACTGGGTCGCAATACCCGCGATGACGCCGAACTGGCTCTTGCCGAAATTCGGGTTGCTGCTCGACGCGCTACCGTTCACCGGATCGTTGTTGCTGTTCGCGCCATACAGGCCGCTGTCGAGTCCGAGATTGGACGTCGAACTGTTCCGGATATAGCCCAGTTCGGTATATAGGAGCGTTCTTTTCGACAGCGCGTAGTTCGCGCCCAGCGTAAAGAGCGTTGCATTCCCGTTCCCGCGATTCGCGTTCGCATGATAGATCGCACCGGTGATGGCGAACGCAGGTGTCGTCTGCCAGATTGCACCCAGCCACTCGTGATCCACCGCGGTAGGCAACGACGTGCCGGCGGGCAACGCAGTCGGTGCCGCAGTGCCGAAGTAGCCTGCACTGGATGCGTCAGGCGCGCTCAGATGCTGATAGCCGACATAGAAAGTCGCCGGACCGAACGCGTAAGTAGCGCCCGTGAGGATAGAGCGCGAAGCAAGATAGACGTTGCTGAACCGGCCATTGGGATCGCGAATCTCATCGTACGTCGCCTGCCAGAGCAGACTGCCGCCCTGGTACGACAGCTTGAGACCGTCGGAACGCCCCTGGGCGCTGCCGAGACCGGTCGAAGTGCCGAGCTGTCCGGGTGCGCTGCCCGGATTGCCGGTGTTCCAGGTCGTCGAATTCGTGAGGTCATATTGACCCTGGATCGCAAACCCGGCGACCTTCGGCGACGTGTATTCGATCCCGTTGCCGGCCTGCGAGAAGATCCGTCCACGCACCAGTGTCCCGATCGCGTACTTCTTCGTCTGCTGTGGATCGACGTCGCCCGAATATTGACTCAGTTCAGCCGAGCCCATATTGCCGAACTTCAATTGCCCCCAGGCGTCGTTGCGCAGCCCCACGGTTGCCTGCCCGGCAAAGAATGTTCCGTTGGCCAGGCTGCCGTTTTGCGTATTGAGGCGGGACTCGAGCTGGAATATCGCCTGGGTCCCGCCACCGAGGTCCTCCGCCCCCTTGAGACCGAATCGCGATTGCGCCCATCCGCCGCTTTGCGCACCGAACACGTGGCCTTTGGGCATACCTGTCTCGTACTGGAGCCCGTTATCGACGATCCCGTATAACGTGACGCTGCTCTGCGCGTTTGCGAGTACTGGCACACCCAGCGTCGCGGCAATCCACAGAAATCTCCTCACTTTAGTTCTCCTTAATTAAATATAGACAGCTTTATTGAAAATCCTCGGGAGCCAGTGCGACTCCCGAGGATTGGACGGCTACCTTGATACCTCTCCCTGCTCGCCGTCAGGAACGTCGAGTACCGTCTCCTGCTGCCAGGACAACGTCGCGAGTTCCGCCAGCTCGAGCGCCTTGACCCCGTCCTCGATGGTCGTGCGCACAGGTGTGCCTTTCGTCAGCGCTTCGACGAAATGCGCGATCTCCGCTGCATAGGCTTCCCTATAGCGCTCGAGAAAAAATGGTTCGGGTACATCGGTGGACACACCGGACGATGTCCACGCGCTCACCTGGGTCGGTCGGACATTGCCGGCCTGCAGCATGCCCCTGCTGCCGAGCACTTCGAAGCGCTGGTCATAGCCATAAGCCGCACGCCGTGACGTATTGATCTGGCACAGCAGGCCGCGCTTCGTGCGGATGGTCACTGCTGTCGAGTCGATGTCGCCCGCAGCCAGAACTGCGGGGTCGGTCAGACAGCTACCGGTTGCGTGAAGCGTCCGGGCATCGTCGCCCATGATCCAGCGAAATACATCGAGATCGTGGATCAGCATGTCCTTGAAGATTCCGCCCGAACTGCGGAGGTAATCGGCAGGTGGCGCGCCCGGATCGCGGCTCGTGATGATCAACATCTCCGGATCGCCGATCTCGCCATGGTCGATGCGCGCCTTCAATGCCGCAAAGGTCGGATCGAAGCGTCTTTGAAATCCGATCATGCAGGTCACACCATTCCGCCTGACCGCTTCTGCACTTTCACGCGAGCGGGCAATGGTCAGATCGACAGGTTTTTCGCAGAACACCGCCTTACCAGCGTTAGCTGCCTTGATAATTAATTCGGCATGCGTATCAGTACTCGACGCGATCACGACTGCCCCCACGGCGGGGTCCGTCAACGCGCGCTCGCCGTCTACCGCCAGCGCGGCGTAGGTCTGCGCCAGCGACTGTGCCGACGCGTCGTGCATGTCCACGACATATCTGAGTCGTGTGCCTGGCTGACGTGCCAGATTGGCTGCATGGATTTTTCCGATGCGTCCCGCACCGAACAATGCAAACTCGATCATCCCGCTTTTCGCCTTTAGAAATAAGTTTCAAGACCGGTCACCCGAATGGTGACCCCCTGCTCAGCCTCGATGCCAGCCGACCCACGCCGTCATCGCGTTCCGTGCTCCATGCAGCATCGTCAACGGCAAGAACGTCCCGCACGAAAGCGTCCATACCGGTTCACGACATGCGTCATCTGGCGAGCATCCATTCGTGCGCGGGATCGTTCCTGAAGTGCCGGACGCGTTCCGGCCCCGCCATCACGTTCAGGTAATAGCCCTCGTAGCAATACGGCATCACGACTGGGTGATAACCGCGCGGCACGATGACGAGATCGCGATCTTCGAATGCGAACGCCTGATCGACGTCGCGCGCATCGGTGTACACCCGCTGGAAACCAAAGCCCTGCGGCGGATCGATCCGGTGGTAGTACGTTTCTTCGAGCAAGCTCTCGTCAGGAACCGCATCGAGCTCATGCTTGTGCGGCGGATAGCTCGACGAATGGCCGGAAGGTGTACACACCTCGACCACGAGCAGCGATTCCGCCGGCTCGCTTTGCGGAAGAATGTCGCAAACGAATCGTGTGTTCGCGCCGCTACCGCGTACCGAGCGTGCCATGCCGTCCGGCTCGATCAGGCGGCCCAGGTAGTGGCCTTTTCCCGGCGCACTGGCGAATGCGACCTCGGCGGCATCACAGGCGCGGATCGAGGCAGCCGTACGCGGCGGCAAATAAACCGCATACGGAGACTTCAGATCGAACACACTGCGTCGATCGCCGATTTCACGCCACGCCTGGTCGGGCGTTTCCACGCTGACGATCCCGGTCAGGACCACGATGCACACTTCGGTCGCGCCGGTATCGAATGCGTAGGTCTCGCCCTGCGCAAATCGCTTTGCGGCGAACCCCACATAGCGCAAGCCGGCGCTCTCCGGCGTCACCGTCACGATGTCCCGGCCGTCGGGTTGTCCCTTCACGAACAGACTCATAGCCGTTCCTGACATGTGATGGCACCGGTCCGTCGCAAGTGGAACAGAAGATTTCATCGCGATCACACTGACGGGAATACGAACCGGTCGCGGGTTCAGCTGCCGCGGCGCTTGCGATACTGATCCGCAACCACGGCGGCCACGATGATCAGCCCCTTCACGATCTCCTGGATGTACGAATCGATCCCGAGAAACGTAAAGCCGCTCGATATCACCCCTAGAATCAGCGCGCCGATCACGGTGCCGGTGATACGGCCCACGCCGCCGGCGAGGCTGGTGCCTCCGATCACGGCAGCCGCAATGGCATCGAGCTCGTACGACATACCCATGCCCGACTGGCTCGTCTGCGCACGCGCCGACACCACGACGCCCGCGAGTCCGGTCAGCAATCCCGCAATGGTGTAAATAGCCAGCAGATTGCGTCCGACGTTGATGCCCGATACGCGCGCGGCCTGCACGTTACCGCCGATCGCATAGACGCATTTGCCGAAGCGCGTATAGCGCAGTGCAATGTGGAAGACGAGGGCGGCCACCAGAAAGATCTCGACCGGCCGCGCGCCGCTACCGATCGCCGAATACGCATCCGTAAAGCTGCTGATGGGCTGCCCGTGTGTGTAGTAGCGCGCGAGCCCGCGCGCCGACACCATCATGCCGAGCGTCACGATGAAGGGCGGCACACCGGTGCGAACGATGAGCGCCCCGTTGATCAGCCCGCACAGACCGCCGGTCAGCACGCCGACCGCGATCGGCACGACCACGGGCAGGTCGACCAGCGCCGGAAAAACCGTGCGTCCGTAACCGGCCGTCTGCGCGAAGCTGCCCGCCACCATCGCCGACAGCGCCACGACCGATCCCGACGACAGATCGATACCGCCCGCGATAATGATCATCGTCACGCCCACTGCGATCAGGCCGATTTCCGCGACGCGCAGAACCATGATCAACAGGCCTTGCGGGTTATAGAGAAACGACTGGCCACGTTCGATCCAGCCGAGCGCTTCGAATACCAGTGCAATGCCGATGAGCACGAGGACGATGCCCGTCTCGTGGGGGAACCTGAAACGAGTGCGCGCCACGCGAGAAACATCGGTGCTGGAAATCGCCGGGGTTTGCATGTCTGTCTCCTCGATTGCTCATTGCAGGGTTGCAACCGGCACGCCGGAAGCAAGTGCCATGATGGCTTCCTGGGTGGCCCGTGCACGCGGCAGGATGCCGCCGACGGTGTGCTCGTGCATGACCATGATCCTGTCGCTCATCCCCATCACCTCCGGCAATTCCGAGGAGATCATGACAATGGCAACGCCTTCTTTCGCGAGCCTCGTGATCAGCGTATGGATCTCGGCTTTCGCGCCGACGTCGACGCCTCGCGTGGGTTCGTCGAGAATCAGAATGCGCGGTTTGTTGAGCAGCCATCGCGCGATCAGCACTTTCTGCTGATTGCCGCCGCTCAGGTTCTCGATGATTTCGTACAGGTCGGGCGTCTTGACCTTCAGCGCGTCGCACATGCCGTTGCACAACGCGTCGACGCGCCGCTGACGGACGAAGCCGAATGCATCGTGATGCGGCAACGCGGCGATCTGCATGTTTTCGACGATCGACAGTTTCAGGAACAGACCCGTGCCTTTGCGGTCCTCCGTCAAAAATGCCATGCCGTGCCGGATGGCCTGTCGCGGCGAGCGGATCGGTACCGCCTGCCCGTCGAACAGAATGTCGCCTTCGTCCGCCGGATGAATGCCGAATACCGCTTCCATCACTTCGGTCCGTCCCGAGCCCATCAGACCGGCCACGCCCAGAATCTCGCCGTAGTGAAGGTCGAAACTGACATTCGAGAACGCGCCGCGTCGCGCCAGGTTGCGCACGGACAGTGCGACGTCCCCGATCTGCACCTGCTCCTTCGGAAATATCTGCGTCAGTTCACGACCCACCATCGCCGCGATCAGCGTGTGCTTGTCGAACGTCGACGCGGCACGCGTGACGATGTGGTGTCCATCCCGGAAAATCGAAATGTCGTCCGCGATGCGGAACACCTCGTCCATCTTGTGCGTGATGTAGACGATGGCTTTTCCGTGTGCCTTGAGTTCGCCGATGATCCGGAACAGATGATCGACTTCCTTGTCGGCAATGGCGGATGTCGGTTCGTCCATGATCAGCACGTCCGAATCGAACGACACCGCTTTCGCAATCTCGACCATCTGCCGGTTCGCGATGCTCAGCGTACCGAGCAGCGCAAGCGGATCGATTTCGATGCCGAGCTGGGCGAACAGATCGGCGGTCCGTCGATTGAGCGCGCCGTGGTCGATCAGACCGATCGCGCCGCGCGGCTCGCGGCCGATCCAGATGTTTTCGGCCACCGTCATTTCCGGCACCAGGTTCAGTTCCTGGTGGATCATCGCGATGCCGCGGTTCAGCGCATCGCGCGGCGAGCGCAGCGAGACGGATTCGCCCTTGAGATGCAGCGTGCCGCCGTCGGGAATGTAGACGCCGGCGATGACCTTCATCATCGTCGACTTTCCGGCACCGTTCTCGCCCATCAATGCGTGCACGCGGCCGGCATGAACGTCGAGCGACACGTCGTCGAGTGCAATCACGCCGGGAAACGCCTTGTGGATGTTGCGCGCCGACAGCAGCGGCACGCCAGCAGTCAGATCTGATGACATCGCGCCCTCGCTGCGTTACCTGTTCAGAAGACTCTTGTAGTTGTCCGGGGTAACGAGCTGCCACGGAATCCAGATTTCGTGCGGCACGTTCCTGTCCCCGCTCGCGAGCCGGATCGCTTCGTCCACGGCTGTCTTGCCCTGACCCCGCGCGTCCTGAAACACCGTCACGGCGAGGTCGCCCTTCGCCATCGCATTGAGCGCTTCCTGCGTCGCATCCACGCCGCCTACGAGCACCGATTTAGGCGACACCCCTGCCTGCTTCATCGCAATCAGTGCACCGAGCGCCATCTCGTCGTTGTTCGCCGCGATGGCATCGAATTTCTTGCCGGAACTCAGCCACTGGCCCATCAGGTTGATGCTCTGACTGCGATCGCAGTTCGCGGTCTGTTCGGCTACGACCTTGATACCCGGGTTACGCGCGATCACGTCCTTGACGCCCTTCGTGCGATCACGCGTGACATCGGTCGAAAGCTCGCACAGCATCACCGCGATGTTGCCCTTGCCGTTGAGCCGCTTCGCCAGATACTCCATCTGCATGCGCCCCGCGACGAGATTGTCCGACCCGACGAACCACGAATCCGCGGCCATCTGCTCGTTCGGCCGGCGATTGACGTAGACGATCGGAATGCCTGCTTTCGCGGCGGCATCGGTCATCCGTTTCGTCGCCGACGTATCCGCCGGATTGACGATGATCGCGCCGACGTGCTGCGACACGAAGCTCTCCACCTGGCTCACCTGGCGGCCGACATCTCCCTGCGCGTCCTCGAAATCGAGCGTGACGCCCGGGTGTACCTTGCCCTCCGTAGCCATCGCTTCACGCACGGTAGTCAGGAAGTTGTCGTCGAAATGCGCCATCGACACGCCTATCGTCGTACCCGCGAGCGCGGATACCGGCAGCGCGGCGGCGACGATCAGCGGGAAAAGGGTTCGTGTAACGAAGTTCATGCCTGTCTCCTTTTATGTATTGGATTGGTATCGCCCGGGACTCATCGGACCCGTGTACGTGTTCAGCCCTGCCTTGCCCGCCTCCTTAGGGCGCGTGGAACGGCTTCATCGGCGCCGCTCCGGATACCATGGCCGGAGATGTCCGGCGTCATCCTCCCTCTACTGTCCGCGCCGCGTTCTCCTCAAGCCGCGTCGGGAACAAGATCCCGTCTTGTGCGCAAACGGATGTGTTCGATGCTTGCCCGCAAACGCGCCTCAATATCGGCGGCAGCTGCGATTTCCTCGGCGAAAGGCTCGAACGACGCATACCCGCTGTAGCCTCGCTCGATGAGCGTATTGATCTGCCGGATGTTGTCGAGACGGTCCGCACTACCGACCAGCACGCGATGACCGTCGCGCATCTGATCGACCGGGATCGCGCTGTCCTCGACCCCCGAGATATGGATGAGGCCCGTGAGGTCGGGAAAGAAGATGTCCTCCCCCGACAGGTGATGATGAAACGTGTCGTGCACGAGCCCGAAGTGGCGCTCCGCAGCCGCGTCGTAGATTCCTTTGACCGCGTCGGATTTGCGGCGCAGCGCGCATTCCTCGAAACCGAGTGTCTCGACGAATCCGACGAGTCCGTGATCGTCGAGAATCGGTTTGAGCTGTCGCAACGCATTGACCAGATCGGCATGGCGCTCGCCGGCACTGCGGCGATCGAGCCTGCTATTGGTCGGGCACATCACGAGCGCTCTTGCTCCGCATTCCGACGCATACCGGGCAAGCGATACGGCGTCATGCACGCGCTGCGCGTCGAACTGCTCGAATCGCTGCAACGCGTTGATCGAGAGAATCGTCACGCCGGCGGCCTCCGCTTCTGCCCGGACCTCCTGGGCCGGCGTGCCGTCGACGAGCTCGACGCCGGGCAGGTCGTTGCGGATTTCAATCGCATCGACGCCAAGACGTCCGCACAGGGCGAGGTAATCGCTCAGGGGCAGGCGCGGTGCGCTCATGCGGTTCAGGGAAAATCGAAGTACGTCGCTCACGTTGTGGTTCCTTGATCAGTGCGAATGCAAAATTTCCACGGGAGGCGACCATCGCTGCGCGGCGCGCGCAATGGCAGCGGGTGCGTCGACATTTCTGCTGTTGCGCTACCCATAAATTTCTTCTGATGAATGCACACGGGAACGCCACGTTCGCCACGCACGGGTAGCCCTCCGAAGCAATTCATTCCCGCTGTCTCCCTTCCTGAATCCGCCCCGTCGCGCTTGCTCTGGATTCGGGAAGCGGCGTGCGTGTATGAGATGAAATTAAACGGCGGGGCCCCGCACCACAACGAAAACATTGACGATTTATCGTCAAGCGCCTAGCGTCTCGCCACGGGTGTCGACATCAACGCCGCCCGCCGTACCCTGCACAGAAACGGAACATCAATATGTCTCGTCCCAATGCGCCGCGTCGCAAGCAGGCTCCCCGCTTTATCGAGATAGCAGAAGCCGCGGGAGTCAGTCAGGCGACGGTCGATCGCGTGCTCAACGAGCGAGGCAGCGTATCGGACGCAGCCCGGGCCCGCGTGATAGCGGC
Encoded here:
- the iolB gene encoding 5-deoxy-glucuronate isomerase, with translation MSLFVKGQPDGRDIVTVTPESAGLRYVGFAAKRFAQGETYAFDTGATEVCIVVLTGIVSVETPDQAWREIGDRRSVFDLKSPYAVYLPPRTAASIRACDAAEVAFASAPGKGHYLGRLIEPDGMARSVRGSGANTRFVCDILPQSEPAESLLVVEVCTPSGHSSSYPPHKHELDAVPDESLLEETYYHRIDPPQGFGFQRVYTDARDVDQAFAFEDRDLVIVPRGYHPVVMPYCYEGYYLNVMAGPERVRHFRNDPAHEWMLAR
- a CDS encoding porin; this translates as MRRFLWIAATLGVPVLANAQSSVTLYGIVDNGLQYETGMPKGHVFGAQSGGWAQSRFGLKGAEDLGGGTQAIFQLESRLNTQNGSLANGTFFAGQATVGLRNDAWGQLKFGNMGSAELSQYSGDVDPQQTKKYAIGTLVRGRIFSQAGNGIEYTSPKVAGFAIQGQYDLTNSTTWNTGNPGSAPGQLGTSTGLGSAQGRSDGLKLSYQGGSLLWQATYDEIRDPNGRFSNVYLASRSILTGATYAFGPATFYVGYQHLSAPDASSAGYFGTAAPTALPAGTSLPTAVDHEWLGAIWQTTPAFAITGAIYHANANRGNGNATLFTLGANYALSKRTLLYTELGYIRNSSTSNLGLDSGLYGANSNNDPVNGSASSSNPNFGKSQFGVIAGIATQF
- a CDS encoding sugar ABC transporter substrate-binding protein; the protein is MNFVTRTLFPLIVAAALPVSALAGTTIGVSMAHFDDNFLTTVREAMATEGKVHPGVTLDFEDAQGDVGRQVSQVESFVSQHVGAIIVNPADTSATKRMTDAAAKAGIPIVYVNRRPNEQMAADSWFVGSDNLVAGRMQMEYLAKRLNGKGNIAVMLCELSTDVTRDRTKGVKDVIARNPGIKVVAEQTANCDRSQSINLMGQWLSSGKKFDAIAANNDEMALGALIAMKQAGVSPKSVLVGGVDATQEALNAMAKGDLAVTVFQDARGQGKTAVDEAIRLASGDRNVPHEIWIPWQLVTPDNYKSLLNR
- the iolG gene encoding inositol 2-dehydrogenase; protein product: MIEFALFGAGRIGKIHAANLARQPGTRLRYVVDMHDASAQSLAQTYAALAVDGERALTDPAVGAVVIASSTDTHAELIIKAANAGKAVFCEKPVDLTIARSRESAEAVRRNGVTCMIGFQRRFDPTFAALKARIDHGEIGDPEMLIITSRDPGAPPADYLRSSGGIFKDMLIHDLDVFRWIMGDDARTLHATGSCLTDPAVLAAGDIDSTAVTIRTKRGLLCQINTSRRAAYGYDQRFEVLGSRGMLQAGNVRPTQVSAWTSSGVSTDVPEPFFLERYREAYAAEIAHFVEALTKGTPVRTTIEDGVKALELAELATLSWQQETVLDVPDGEQGEVSR
- a CDS encoding ABC transporter permease: MQTPAISSTDVSRVARTRFRFPHETGIVLVLIGIALVFEALGWIERGQSFLYNPQGLLIMVLRVAEIGLIAVGVTMIIIAGGIDLSSGSVVALSAMVAGSFAQTAGYGRTVFPALVDLPVVVPIAVGVLTGGLCGLINGALIVRTGVPPFIVTLGMMVSARGLARYYTHGQPISSFTDAYSAIGSGARPVEIFLVAALVFHIALRYTRFGKCVYAIGGNVQAARVSGINVGRNLLAIYTIAGLLTGLAGVVVSARAQTSQSGMGMSYELDAIAAAVIGGTSLAGGVGRITGTVIGALILGVISSGFTFLGIDSYIQEIVKGLIIVAAVVADQYRKRRGS
- a CDS encoding TIM barrel protein; protein product: MSAPRLPLSDYLALCGRLGVDAIEIRNDLPGVELVDGTPAQEVRAEAEAAGVTILSINALQRFEQFDAQRVHDAVSLARYASECGARALVMCPTNSRLDRRSAGERHADLVNALRQLKPILDDHGLVGFVETLGFEECALRRKSDAVKGIYDAAAERHFGLVHDTFHHHLSGEDIFFPDLTGLIHISGVEDSAIPVDQMRDGHRVLVGSADRLDNIRQINTLIERGYSGYASFEPFAEEIAAAADIEARLRASIEHIRLRTRRDLVPDAA
- a CDS encoding sugar ABC transporter ATP-binding protein, with the protein product MSSDLTAGVPLLSARNIHKAFPGVIALDDVSLDVHAGRVHALMGENGAGKSTMMKVIAGVYIPDGGTLHLKGESVSLRSPRDALNRGIAMIHQELNLVPEMTVAENIWIGREPRGAIGLIDHGALNRRTADLFAQLGIEIDPLALLGTLSIANRQMVEIAKAVSFDSDVLIMDEPTSAIADKEVDHLFRIIGELKAHGKAIVYITHKMDEVFRIADDISIFRDGHHIVTRAASTFDKHTLIAAMVGRELTQIFPKEQVQIGDVALSVRNLARRGAFSNVSFDLHYGEILGVAGLMGSGRTEVMEAVFGIHPADEGDILFDGQAVPIRSPRQAIRHGMAFLTEDRKGTGLFLKLSIVENMQIAALPHHDAFGFVRQRRVDALCNGMCDALKVKTPDLYEIIENLSGGNQQKVLIARWLLNKPRILILDEPTRGVDVGAKAEIHTLITRLAKEGVAIVMISSELPEVMGMSDRIMVMHEHTVGGILPRARATQEAIMALASGVPVATLQ